In Benincasa hispida cultivar B227 chromosome 8, ASM972705v1, whole genome shotgun sequence, the sequence TCTAAGTAGGTCAGAAATCTTTGGGAACATAAGAAATACACAAATGGGGTCTGATTTTGAAGGTGTATATTGGCATTACTATGttcatatgaaaaaaatataataatgaacaTTGTTTCTCTCAGGTTTTTGCAAAAGTGTACTACATAGGGTGTACTAATGGTGCCCGTAATCTCAACTGTTCTTTTTGTTTGTAATACGATATTGATAGTCCAAATGCGACAAACAATCACTGTGGAACTTTGGAGACAAACTTTCACATTCTTGATGACTGCAGAAAAATCAACCATTAAGCTGGTTACATCAGTTGCTGATATGtctcttgtttttttcttttaaaattgtgttAATTTGATTCAACAAATATGGTTCTAATATGTCAATTTTCTCTTGGACTTGTGTTTTTTCTTAGGGAAGTCAAATCCTTGAGTACTGCTGCCAAGGAAGCAACACCAGGTTAGCCTTCTCGAAGATATGAATTAACTGACTGATATTTGTATTCAttgagttttgaattttgttaCACATACCAAACTATATTTGCCTCTTGATGCGCAAGGGATTGAGTATGGTTGTTGTGATGGGTCAGAGTTACATGAATGTGATTGATTAATATTTGCTTGTTTTTTTAGACAATAGTGGATGCTGTTTTGATCCAATGCAAAATTTCGGTAAACAAAgcctttttttcccctcttcttAAAAGGCATAAATATGTGCCTGCTAAAGAAGTGCATGCCTGCTTGAGTTAAATTATGGTTGAGAATGTGGTTCACTTTTTTTGAAGAAAGAGCATGGCTTTATCAAATCAGAAACTGTTTTCTTCTGTTTGTTTCATTTTTACTGCTACATTCATTCGGCTTCCATCTGAAAGTACCTCAAAGTTCCCCACCTCCTGTAGTTTGCTTTTGATCTGCTGGCAATGCGTGTATATTGTGGTGCGCCTCTTGTATGGGGTGGGGCTTCAAAACTGTTGGATCTATGTACTTGTCTTTTGAATCAAATAGTTCGTACACACCAAtcgatatatatttttttctccttaAAATATATAATGAGGATATTGGCTACATTTTCAAGTCAATTCCACTGTAGCTAAGTGGATAAGATATCAAATACCATTTTAAAGATCATCTACCCATAATTGttgaacaaaagaaaaaattactaTCTAGAAAGTTCAAAAAAGTTGAGAAATTATTAGAAATAGGCTTCATATGTTTTCATCTTTCACAATTAACACCTTTTTGGAGAATTCGTTGGAATAGTTTTTCTTGGTCCGGTCGATCTCGAGATTCGAATAAAAATTTAACTTATTTTCATAGGTTGTATGTAATCTTTCCTAAATCTTGTGTAATCTTAtcaaatcttcttcaaattttcaaaatttatggcCTATTTAGTTGTCTGAACTAGGAATTTCTATatagatttacaaatttttcGTTTTCCCATTCGAGCAATTGTGCGATCTACGGAAGAAAATCGGATCTTGGGGTGCATAAAAATGAAGTTAAATTTAGGGAATGATTACATAGGGGGTGTTTGGCCCATCaatatgagttgagttgagttggtataatataacAACTCAACCTTTGATCCACCAAATTTAAATGTTGGTTTACTAACTCACCtcaactcttccttcttcctaTATTTTTAATGGCTTCACCCATCGACTAGTGTTAGCGACTATTGCTGTCACACTCTAGGAACCAATTTTggacttcgacaaccacttctgATGACAACTCCAACGACCACCTTGGCACCACCTACTCCAACAACTAATTTCGGCTCTGGCAAGCACCTTCAATGACAACTCTGGTGACCCAATTCCGATGACTACTTTCGCGCAACCAACTCCGACTACCACTTTTGCACgaccaactccgatgaccaattTTAGGCTCTGATTGACCTTCAtaggctctgacaaccacctcttACTACAAACTCCGACAAAAATCACCTTTGATCATCAACTTTGATGACCACCTTCGAGTGAGCAACTTTGACGACCAACTCTAGGCTTCGACAACCAGTTTCATTGACAAACTTTGGAAATCAACTCCAATGCCACattcatgtgaccaacttcaaGCTCTGACAACTACCTTTagcgaaaatcatcttcgatgatcaacttcgacgaccatcTTCGCGTGACCAATTCTGGACTTCGAAAACCACCTCCAACGACAAACTTccaccttcatgtgaccaacttcaaGCTCCAACATCACCTTTGGCTACAAACTCTAGCAGAAACCATTTTTGATAATCAACTTTGACTACCACTTCTGACAATTATAAGATcgatgactgttaaagtatgttgtagggttgttgattatataaataatggtattttgtctacattaagtgcaatatttatatgtagaaatttgtaaaatatatttttatttaattaaatgcacATATCAAATTAGTGTTAAGAATAATTGGAAAAGTAgcaacatataacaaaaaaaaaaaaccataaaatggagatttttttttaaaaaatactttctatcaagaattagtgaaaaatgaagatttaTTCTCTAATGATCCTTCAAATTTGGAGgaagaaattgttgaagaaatgtgatGACATTCTATTGGCCATTAAGATGATGAtagagattcaattaaaaaaaattcatgataaaagtaaaaataCAAAGCAACAATAggaaagaataagaagaaaaagaagaagatgatgaaattcaatgagaaaaattaggaataaaaagttttgatttcttttttatttctcattttatttaactatatttttgtgaaaaatatgagttaattgttgtttattatcaaaaaagaaaaagacagaaagagataaagaaagaaaagctttaaaaattaaaagaaaaaaaaattacaatatgtattttatttaaacaaagATGGGTacaattattgaataaaaaagtttcaaaacaaaaataacagacatatgaactcagatcAAATAATTTTGCACCTCAAACACAAAAATACGAACTTCACAGGTATATAAATTTCAGACAATCATATCTCAACCTAATGCTCCTAACAACCCATAAGATTTTGAAAAGATTGCATATGATCTCAGTCTTCATCTTGGTTGAGTTTTCTCCgagaaaacctaaaaaaaaaaaatcgatggTTTAGATGTTCGATGAAAATAAGTTAAACTTTTATTCGAATGTCGGAGTCGATCTGGGTTGGAaagtaccaaaaaaaaaaaaaaaaactattataattaattgtaaaaacgaTGGTAGTAGTGAAAGTTAAAAACTTTATAGGATTTCAGATAATTTCCAAAAGTTTAAAGTTATTAATTGAACTTGTTGAAATGGTAAGATTTTGAAGTGAAGATAGACATATCATGTTACTTTTGCTTGCATTATGACGTATTTAATGGCTATTTTATAGTGTGGGGGAGTGTGCTTTGGGCTTTTGTATTTATTGGATTCTCTGACTTCCTCTGCTTCATTGGTCAGTCATTTTAGTtgacttttctttcttctttctgtCCTCTCTGTTCCCTTTACCATCGTCTTTCCCTTTCTATTTTATGCACTTGTTTAATTTGTACTTGCACAAATCTACAATTTTTGGATCATGGGTTCATctctttttaatccaaaatcaaattgcCACAACTTATGTAATTCCTTTATTATGACAAACACAATCTAGAGtttctaaaatgattaaatcataaaaaatacCTCTAAAGTTGATCggttgtttcaaaaatacttttaatcttttatatcTTAGTTTCTCATGCAATAGCATAAAATATAATATCCCAAGGAATTGTTTATTATTACATTATCACCCCTTGCGATTAAACACATTAATGTGCTATATATTTGATATGTGAAGAATAGTAAAGTAAAAAGTGAGGACAAAATTgagaataaataaaagaagGGGTAAGATAACAGACACAAAAAGGCTGCACTAACAATCATTTCAAAACCCATTTCAATTTTCATccctctttctctctcctcAATTTCCAATTCCTTAATTCTTTCtctctcatcttcttctttgtttttatttctcattcaaatttcattctCAGCTTCTCGAATCCAGAGAGAGCGAAAGAGATGTTGAATCCGGCCAACGATCTGTTACCGCCGCCGTCTTCTCCGACCAATTCATCCATTTCCTCCTCCGATCTCGATACTGAGGTGCCCCACTATCGCCTTTCTCCCATTTTCTCATTCTCTAATCTGTTCTTTATTTTAGGAATTCAATTCTGTTTTGCAGTCTACGGGTTCGTTTTTCCATGACAGGAGCACGAGCTTGGGGACTCTAATGGGGGTCAGCTTCCCGGCGATTACTTTCCGAGTACCCTCCCAGAACAGAGATCAACACACCGCTGCGACGGCCGCCGCGGGCGGCGGTTCCCGCAAGAGTAAGAAGACAAAGAGAAAAACGTCAACTGCACCGGCACTGGTTGCAGATCGGAAACGGCGGTGGTGGCGGCTATGTAGGGATGACGGCGTTAAGCCGGCGTCTCTGGGCGAGTTTCTCGAAGTGGAACGGAGATTTGGGGATGGTGCTTTCTACGGCAACGCGGTGGATCTGGAAGGCGTGGTTGCGACAGATCAACAGAGGAATGGCCGGTCTTTGTTTGCCGACGGAAGAGTTCTTCCACCGGCGGAAACGGAGGATGATACGTCGGCGGCCGGCGCTCTATGTCGATTTTCTGTATCGCTTACCGGAATTTGCAGCGGCGGTGCCGGTTAAAATCTGGGATTTGATTTGTCCAGtatatttaaaatgttatattatatttaatcaatCAAATGCTTTAATGTggaagaaaaaaagggaaaaaatgtcACCTTTATTGTGTAGGTGaccctcttttctttttcttttttctttttaattttctttaatcatcTCACAGgttacttctttctttttctttttttttttcttttcgaaaataattaaaaaaaaattaacactgAGATCTTCATCTTTGAAGATTTTGGAAATTTTCCTGTTCAAGCTGTGAATTGTGAACTATGTTTGAGCAAAATTcataaatgaatttgaaaacaGATACCCCCAAATTTCTCTTTTTCCAATCATAAATAACATATTTGATGACATGGGCTCCCAataccaaattaaattttatacaaTTCTTTTATCTCAACCTTTGTATTTAAGGTAATCAACAAagtcaatttgaacatattTTAGCTTAAACACGTGATATAAACCAAAAgcagaataataataataaagttagcCAAGTAGATTTGATGTAAAGAGTGGCTAACCAATGTAGCAAGCATATTATGCTAGAGCTTTACATCGCACCAATACAAATctaaaattattagattttttagTAGATGTTTgaatctttgaatttttgtcGAAGATATATACTTAAATTAGTTTGACTACAGTCAAGTTACCATTAAAGTTATTAggcttaataaaaaaatatgattagAATATGATTATAACCAAATAAACATACCATAAAATAGATAAAGAAGAAACATATAGCCAAGATTTCCAATGCTCAGGGGTATAGCTTTGGGCCACATTTTGAAGTACCAAGTAAGAGAAATTGAAGATGGGAACCATCCATTATCCATGTCAATGGAGATGTGacttttcatttgaaaaaatgcCAAAGGACTTATTTGAGGATGATAAAAAGTTAAaatccaattagaagttgaaagCATCCAACCAACCAAATAGGTTTTCAATATTCATAGACCATCCATTGTAACCCACCAAACAAGATATATATTTAATGTCACTTTCACATTCAACTATGCCTAATAAACTTGACAATGAAAGATTTaaggaaaataaaaacataGACAAAGAATATGACAGGCCTGACCAACTTTTTTCCCCCCAAGATAATAGAGAGTAGGTAGATTTGAACCCCAATCCTAAGAAAACTATACATCAATTACCACTGTACTATATCCATATTGGCAAATGAAATTAACCGTTCTTTCATACACCGGAAAACATGACAGTTCAAAGAAACAATGCTCCAAATTGACTAACAAATTTATTAGTTAGGGAAATATCAAAATGGTTGCTCAGTTTTAATGGTTGCAGAAAACTTGTTATCTTGCCACATGCTGTATCTCTAAAGGGATCGAGGATTTCTGAGCATTTTCTAGTTCAAAAAGTCCTTGGGAAATGAGGTATCCAGGCTTCTCTAGTGAAAAGCATTATgaaaatcaataccaagaaaaataatttgCACGTACAATTTATGAGAGTTCCGGGTTCGTTCCTGCTCTATAGAAGGTCAAGCAAGAGTTTTTGTTATCTTCGACTTGTTTTTTGACTCAGTCTTTTGAAAGCCATAAACGTTACAGCAGCTGAGAGAGCGTACCTGCACAAAGATCAACCATTGCAAGAATAAGAATGTATAAGACTTCCAATTGAAACTTCTTCAACATCAAAATCCATTTTACTTTACTTTTGTCATCTTCTCGCAAGGACTATAAGCCTATGTATGCTTGTACACTTCTCTCAAGGgttggattgttttttttttttttttttttttttttgaggataagaacaactttcattgagaaaaaaaagaaagaatacatGGGTGAACAAAAAAACTCAGCCTACAAAAATGGGGAATCCCGCTACAGGAAGGAACTCCAgctatacaaaatcatgtcaatagaataattacaaaaagccTTCAAAATTGAAGCCCAATGAGAAACATGGAAACAAACAAGAGACAAAACATTCCTAGTATCCTTCTCAATTCCCCTAAACACCCACCTATTCCTCTCATCCATAGCACCCAATAATAGCACAAACACTAGCAAGCCAGAGGAACCGGCTTCTCTCCCCAAATGGTCGATTGAGAATGAACTCCTCCATTATATCTCTAACACCCCTATGGCGAACCACACATCAAGTCAAACGTCTTGAGAAAATAATCCCAGACAGAGTTTGCATACTCGCAACGCCAAGGAACATGATCCAAGTCTTCCTCCACCTTCCAACATAGAATACAGTAGAAAGGCCTAAACATCGACCGCAACCTCCTAACCAACCTATCCAACGTTCTTATCCGACCATGAAGAACCTGCTTGGTAAAGAATCTGACCTTTCTCGAGATCTTAATCCTCCACATCGACGCAAAGACCGACTCACCCGAAGAAGCAGGGTTGAATTGGGttaaattttcctattttttttcgagttgatttttttttctcccggGTTggaccaacccaacccaagttACATatacattaataaaatattaaaaagaatatatatatatatatattatatatatatatacagttGTATTTTTGGGATTTAGCTTTAGGTtgaatttttaatgtttttgttttagaattgtTGCGatgtttgtctttgtttaaagtttgtaatcAATATCATAGATATGTATTTAACATTAGAgttttatgatattttagttattagacATGTGTTAGTAGTAGATAAATTTAAGtttcttaaattaataagaaaaaaatatagtaaCTCAACAAATCaccccaacccaacccaaatttcaaGGGTCGGGTTGGAGACCCTGTTTGGGTCTTTCGGTTAGCCAACCCgaccaacccaaattttcgggttggttaaaaaaaaaaaaaacaataaataaatcatCCATGTACACCCCTGAGTCATAAACTTACAAATTATAAGTCAGCTAAAACAGAAGCAGCTCAAAATTTTCTTAACCCTTCTAAAGAAATTAcagatttatttttcttaaatgatATCTGCAAGGATTGGGAAAAAATCAGATAAGGTATGAAGAGTCTTTGATAAACATGAGAGAGTATGAGCTTGAAAAGTAATTCAACCCACTTTCTTCGCGGGATGAACAGGTGCTATGCTTATTCCATCAACCACCATTGGTAGTTGACCAGATGCAGCATCTTAATTCTCAATGTAATTGGAATAATAATTATTCACAAGTAAAAGAAACTGAAACTTATTCCACGTGAATCAATCAATGGTTAGGAGTACTCAATGT encodes:
- the LOC120083474 gene encoding uncharacterized protein At3g17950, whose protein sequence is MLNPANDLLPPPSSPTNSSISSSDLDTESTGSFFHDRSTSLGTLMGVSFPAITFRVPSQNRDQHTAATAAAGGGSRKSKKTKRKTSTAPALVADRKRRWWRLCRDDGVKPASLGEFLEVERRFGDGAFYGNAVDLEGVVATDQQRNGRSLFADGRVLPPAETEDDTSAAGALCRFSVSLTGICSGGAG